A genomic region of Alnus glutinosa chromosome 11, dhAlnGlut1.1, whole genome shotgun sequence contains the following coding sequences:
- the LOC133882883 gene encoding 7-deoxyloganetin glucosyltransferase-like, whose protein sequence is MSSISEAVRGHVVCVPFPVQGHINPMLKLAKLLHHKGFHVTFVNTHYNHRRLLSSRGPNSLDGLPDFRFESIPDGLPPSGADVSQDILALCDSTSKNCLVPLRNLLSKLNDISTSNVPPVTSIISDGSMAFTLEAAEEFGIPNVLFWTPSACACLAYMHCRHLVERGLTPLKDASYLTNGYLETTIDWIPGLKNIRLKDFPTFIRTTDENDFMLNFIIDEVVEQASRASAIILNTFDSFEQDVLHDIASLLPHIYTIGPLLLLADQIKDETLKSIGSNLWKEEPGSVEWLNSKVPNSVVYVNFGSITVMTPQQLIEFAWGLANSEKPFLWIIRPDLVVGDLAVLPPEFITKTEDRGMLTSWCPQEEILKHPSIGGFLTHSGWNSTLESVCVGVPIISWPFFADQQINCRYSCTEWGIGMEIDNDVKRDDVEKLVRDLMEGDKGKEMKRKAMEWKTKAEEAVKPGGSSYHNLDKLIADVLMPRKV, encoded by the exons ATGAGTTCCATTTCGGAAGCTGTTAGAGGTCATGTTGTTTGCGTTCCATTCCCAGTTCAGGGTCACATAAACCCCATGCTGAAACTTGCCAAACTCCTTCACCATAAAGGCTTTCATGTAACTTTTGTCAACACCCATTATAACCACAGACGCTTACTCAGCTCCAGAGGCCCCAACTCCCTCGACGGCTTGCCGGACTTCCGCTTTGAATCCATCCCCGATGGCCTCCCACCTTCAGGTGCCGATGTCAGCCAAGACATCCTCGCTCTTTGCGATTCCACCTCAAAGAATTGCCTCGTCCCACTTCGCAACCTTCTCTCCAAACTCAACGACATTTCCACTTCCAACGTGCCGCCTGTGACGTCTATCATCTCTGATGGTTCCATGGCCTTCACTCTTGAAGCTGCTGAAGAATTTGGAATTCCAAATGTTCTTTTCTGGACACCTAGCGCCTGCGCTTGCTTGGCCTATATGCATTGCCGCCATCTAGTTGAACGAGGTTTAACTCCCCTCAAAG ATGCAAGCTATCTAACAAATGGGTATTTAGAAACCACAATCGATTGGATTCCCGGGTTGAAAAACATCCGTCTGAAGGATTTTCCAACTTTCATTAGAACTACCGATGAGAACGACTTCATGCTCAACTTCATCATCGATGAAGTAGTGGAGCAAGCTTCAAGAGCTTCAGCTATCATTTTGAACACGTTTGACTCCTTTGAACAGGATGTTTTGCATGATATCGCATCTTTGCTTCCTCACATTTACACCATTGGTCCACTTCTGTTGCTTGCTGATCAGATTAAAGACGAGACACTGAAATCAATAGGATCCAATCTATGGAAAGAAGAGCCGGGGTCTGTGGAGTGGCTAAATTCAAAAGTTCCCAACTCCGTAGTGTATGTAAATTTTGGGAGCATCACTGTCATGACGCCCCAGCAACTCATTGAGTTTGCTTGGGGACTTGCCAATAGTGAGAAACCCTTCTTGTGGATTATAAGGCCTGATCTTGTGGTAGGCGATTTAGCTGTTCTTCCTCCTGAGTTTATTACCAAAACTGAAGATAGAGGCATGTTAACAAGTTGGTGTCCTCAAGAAGAAATCCTGAAGCACCCGTCAATTGGAGGGTTTTTAACTCATAGCGGATGGAATTCAACGCTGGAAAGCGTGTGTGTTGGAGTGCCAATCATCTCCTGGCCTTTCTTTGCCGACCAACAGATAAACTGCCGATATTCTTGCACAGAATGGGGCATTGGGATGGAGATAGATAATGATGTTAAGAGAGATGATGTTGAGAAGCTTGTGAGGGATTTAATGGAGGGTGATAAGGGTAAAGAAATGAAGAGGAAGGCAATGGAGTGGAAGACAAAGGCAGAAGAAGCTGTCAAACCTGGTGGTTCCTCTTACCACAACTTGGACAAGTTGATTGCCGATGTTCTCATGCCTAGAAAAGTTTAA